Proteins encoded by one window of Modestobacter marinus:
- a CDS encoding putative PEP-binding protein, producing the protein MSSTPTGTRIPPDVLTEATVFTGTPVVPGVAAGPVVRPVGSVELPPADGPVVPEAQRAAEKERFTTAADAVAERLAARAAAATGVSAEVLNTTAQLARDRGLLSAVEQRIGDGSSAEAATVGAAAQFVDLFVSLGGVMAERATDVRDVRDRIVAELTGQGEPGVPAPETPSVLLADDLAPADTAGLDPTRIVALATRLGGATSHTAIIARQLGLPCVVGVGGLSEVPEGAMVLVDGEQGTVTVDPDPEEARARVAAAQEAAAALAGYRGPGTTRDGHRVQVLANVQDGAGARGAAAAHAEGVGLLRTELAFFGRTEEPTVEEQAEIYAGVFAAFPGGKVVLRTLDAGSDKPLPFATPPDEANPALGVRGLRTARRDPGLLTHQLDAVAQAARSTGAAPWVMAPMVATVAEAAEFAAQVRERGMVPGVMVEVPSVAVLADRFLEHLDFLSIGTNDLSQYTLAADRLSADLADLTDPWQPALLALVAATAAAGQRAGKPVGVCGEAAADPLLACVLVGMGISSLSCAASSVAGVGARLATVDLATCQRAAEVALAAADPQSARAAAREVLAAG; encoded by the coding sequence ATGTCCAGCACGCCGACCGGCACCCGGATCCCCCCGGACGTCCTGACGGAGGCGACCGTCTTCACCGGCACGCCGGTGGTCCCCGGCGTGGCCGCCGGCCCGGTGGTGCGCCCGGTCGGGTCCGTCGAACTCCCCCCTGCCGACGGTCCGGTCGTCCCGGAGGCGCAGCGCGCCGCCGAGAAGGAACGGTTCACCACGGCCGCCGACGCGGTCGCCGAGCGGCTGGCCGCCCGGGCGGCAGCGGCGACCGGGGTGAGCGCCGAGGTGCTCAACACGACGGCCCAGCTGGCCCGCGACCGGGGCCTGCTGTCGGCCGTGGAGCAGCGCATCGGCGACGGCTCCTCGGCCGAGGCCGCCACGGTGGGCGCCGCCGCGCAGTTCGTCGACCTCTTCGTCAGCCTGGGCGGCGTCATGGCCGAGCGGGCCACCGACGTGCGCGACGTCCGGGACCGGATCGTCGCCGAGCTCACCGGCCAGGGGGAGCCGGGCGTGCCCGCGCCCGAGACCCCCTCGGTGCTGCTCGCCGACGACCTGGCGCCGGCCGACACCGCCGGCCTGGACCCGACTCGGATCGTCGCGCTGGCCACCCGGCTCGGCGGGGCGACGAGCCACACCGCGATCATCGCCCGCCAGCTCGGCCTGCCCTGCGTGGTGGGCGTCGGCGGGCTCTCCGAGGTCCCCGAGGGCGCGATGGTGCTCGTCGACGGCGAGCAGGGCACCGTCACCGTCGACCCCGACCCGGAGGAGGCCCGCGCCCGGGTGGCCGCCGCGCAGGAGGCCGCCGCGGCGCTCGCCGGGTACCGCGGGCCCGGCACGACCCGCGACGGCCACCGCGTCCAGGTGCTGGCCAACGTGCAGGACGGCGCCGGGGCGCGGGGCGCCGCGGCGGCGCACGCCGAGGGGGTCGGCCTGCTCCGCACCGAGCTCGCCTTCTTCGGCCGCACCGAGGAGCCCACCGTCGAGGAGCAGGCCGAGATCTACGCCGGTGTCTTCGCGGCCTTCCCCGGTGGCAAGGTCGTGCTCCGGACGCTGGACGCGGGCTCGGACAAGCCGCTGCCCTTCGCCACCCCGCCGGACGAGGCGAACCCGGCCCTCGGCGTCCGGGGGCTGCGCACCGCCCGTCGCGACCCCGGCCTGCTGACCCACCAGCTGGACGCCGTCGCCCAGGCCGCCCGCAGCACCGGTGCCGCGCCGTGGGTGATGGCCCCCATGGTGGCCACCGTCGCCGAGGCCGCGGAGTTCGCCGCCCAGGTGCGGGAGCGGGGCATGGTGCCGGGCGTCATGGTCGAGGTGCCGTCGGTCGCCGTGCTCGCCGACCGGTTCCTGGAGCACCTGGACTTCCTGTCGATCGGCACCAACGACCTGTCGCAGTACACGCTCGCCGCCGACCGGCTCTCCGCCGACCTGGCCGACCTGACCGACCCGTGGCAGCCCGCGCTGCTGGCGCTGGTGGCTGCGACGGCGGCGGCCGGGCAGCGGGCCGGGAAGCCGGTGGGGGTGTGTGGCGAGGCGGCCGCCGACCCGCTGCTCGCCTGCGTGCTGGTGGGCATGGGCATCTCCTCGCTGTCCTGCGCCGCCTCGTCGGTGGCCGGGGTGGGGGCGCGGCTGGCGACGGTGGACCTGGCCACCTGCCAGCGCGCTGCGGAGGTCGCGCTCGCCGCGGCCGACCCCCAGTCCGCCCGCGCGGCCGCGCGCGAGGTGCTCGCCGCCGGCTGA
- a CDS encoding GGDEF domain-containing protein, which produces MSALLTYVRAQGGEDAVTETLCRAGVAASPAELTDPARWVGYDVRIRLFDAATTVLGDPFALFHVGANALVSGLPPSVVLLLRAMGSPLQVYRRLPTAVPKFTTTSTMRVLESRAGHATLSYRLHDGYVHSRLDCQYAQGLLTVVPTVFGLPAARLVHDECEADGYPACVYHLRWDRSRRRIRRHRNGATELELTALRGQLSNLQSAAAELVGSQDLHTVLHRIVTRAAEAVLAPAYVLALRDRDGGPAHVYSSGLPADQAQALGERLLAGEDIGPGAVVVDVASARRSHGCLAALHRPGHGGLHGERALLAAYAGHAAAALDLLSALEESRLQARRAATLLGLAHELAAAESAVQVCEVVAAALPRVIGCTSASVMTWDAATQCLRACAAVGMDDARRDLFLSTPLDAGLLPEVSGIVADRTPLVITGEHASPAMQQVFEVLQLSDAVAVPLIAGSTFLGVATASWDDGATTPRLDGDLVARLRGVGDQAATALQKAQLLEAVHHQAHHDPLTGLPNRSLFSRRLGDELTRAGSTATLAVLFCDLDRFKQVNDTLGHAAGDELLRQVAERLQGAVRPGDTVGRLSGDEFALILPDVADRADADQLAQRVTECFATPFRLDGRDVPVTASVGVAVHVGSAGGGLPDDLLRAADESMYRRKARSRAGAPAG; this is translated from the coding sequence ATGAGTGCCCTCCTGACCTACGTGCGAGCGCAGGGCGGCGAGGACGCGGTGACGGAGACGCTGTGCAGAGCGGGCGTCGCGGCGTCGCCGGCAGAGCTGACGGACCCCGCCCGCTGGGTCGGGTACGACGTCCGGATCCGCCTCTTCGACGCGGCCACGACGGTGCTCGGTGACCCGTTCGCCCTGTTCCACGTCGGCGCGAACGCGCTGGTCTCCGGCCTGCCGCCGTCCGTCGTCCTCCTGCTCCGCGCCATGGGCTCCCCGCTGCAGGTCTACCGGCGGTTGCCGACGGCGGTCCCCAAGTTCACCACCACCTCGACCATGCGAGTGCTGGAGTCGAGGGCCGGCCACGCCACGTTGAGCTATCGACTGCACGACGGGTACGTGCACTCGCGGCTGGACTGCCAGTACGCCCAGGGCCTGCTGACCGTGGTGCCCACCGTCTTCGGTCTCCCCGCCGCCCGGCTGGTGCACGACGAGTGCGAGGCCGACGGGTACCCGGCCTGCGTCTACCACCTGCGCTGGGACCGCTCCCGACGCCGGATCCGGCGCCACCGCAACGGCGCCACCGAGCTGGAGCTCACCGCGCTGCGCGGCCAGCTGAGCAACCTGCAGTCCGCGGCTGCCGAGCTGGTCGGCAGTCAGGACCTGCACACGGTCCTCCACCGGATCGTCACGCGCGCCGCCGAGGCCGTCCTCGCGCCGGCCTACGTCCTCGCCCTCCGCGATCGGGACGGGGGACCGGCGCACGTCTACAGCTCCGGGCTGCCGGCCGACCAGGCGCAGGCGCTCGGCGAGCGGCTGCTCGCCGGGGAGGACATCGGCCCGGGCGCAGTGGTCGTCGACGTGGCCTCCGCGCGCCGGTCGCACGGCTGTCTCGCCGCCCTGCACCGGCCCGGCCACGGGGGGCTGCACGGGGAGCGCGCCCTGCTCGCCGCCTACGCGGGCCACGCCGCGGCGGCACTGGACCTGCTGTCGGCGCTGGAGGAGTCGCGGCTGCAGGCCCGCCGGGCAGCGACCCTGCTCGGATTGGCGCACGAACTGGCCGCGGCGGAGAGCGCGGTGCAGGTGTGCGAGGTCGTCGCCGCGGCCCTGCCGCGGGTCATCGGCTGCACCAGTGCCTCGGTGATGACCTGGGACGCCGCCACGCAGTGCCTCCGCGCCTGCGCCGCCGTCGGCATGGACGACGCACGCCGCGACCTGTTCCTCAGCACGCCGTTGGACGCCGGTCTCCTGCCCGAGGTGAGCGGGATCGTCGCCGACCGGACGCCACTGGTCATCACCGGCGAGCACGCCAGCCCCGCGATGCAGCAGGTCTTCGAGGTGCTGCAGTTGTCGGATGCCGTCGCCGTCCCGCTGATCGCCGGGAGCACCTTCCTGGGCGTGGCGACGGCCAGCTGGGACGACGGCGCCACGACGCCCCGCCTGGACGGGGACCTGGTCGCCCGGCTGCGCGGTGTGGGTGACCAGGCGGCGACCGCGCTGCAGAAGGCGCAGCTGCTCGAGGCCGTGCACCACCAGGCGCACCACGACCCGCTCACCGGGCTGCCCAACCGCTCGCTCTTCTCGCGACGGCTGGGCGACGAGCTCACCCGGGCCGGCTCGACGGCGACGTTGGCCGTGCTCTTCTGCGACCTGGACCGCTTCAAGCAGGTCAACGACACGCTCGGCCACGCCGCGGGGGACGAGCTGTTGCGCCAGGTCGCCGAGCGGTTGCAGGGCGCCGTCCGGCCAGGGGACACGGTCGGCCGGCTCAGCGGCGACGAGTTCGCCCTGATCCTCCCGGACGTCGCGGACCGTGCCGACGCCGACCAGCTGGCCCAGCGGGTCACCGAGTGCTTCGCAACGCCCTTCCGCCTCGACGGGCGCGACGTCCCGGTGACCGCGAGCGTCGGCGTCGCCGTGCACGTCGGGTCCGCCGGTGGAGGCCTGCCGGACGACCTGCTCCGTGCGGCCGATGAGTCCATGTACCGGCGCAAGGCACGCAGCCGCGCGGGCGCACCCGCCGGCTGA